The following coding sequences lie in one Crassostrea angulata isolate pt1a10 chromosome 10, ASM2561291v2, whole genome shotgun sequence genomic window:
- the LOC128166584 gene encoding uncharacterized protein LOC128166584 isoform X2 produces MGSWSIKPNDSKRGNSSSFCCIRDCTVLLDFNLAYNMDIRCFTFALILAATANVDSTMRRDEDLEGIVNKLLYRSEFPMKIEDKRGWEPITFQRQRLALSKRGWEALPLYRRRNFHHKRAWESPMVKFGKRTNLFPFVDTYRFSDSVGPSCCSGDLSAGCCRFCESRISVPLLLDPSIKTQEPCQCCDMSEEFCTMCSVLK; encoded by the exons ATGGGCTCTTGGAGTATAAAACCGAACGACAGCAAACGGGGTAATAGTTCCAGTTTTTGCTGCATAAGAGATTGTACAGTTTTACTTGATTTTAATTTAGCCTATAACATGGATATACG GTGCTTTACGTTTGCCTTGATTTTGGCTGCTACAG CAAATGTCGACAGCACCATGCGCCGTGACGAGGATTTGGAAGGCATTGTGAATAAGCTGCTGTACAGATCAGAATTCCCAATGAAGATTGAGGACAAGCGAGGATGGGAACCGATCACTTTCCAGAGACAAAGACTGGCACTATCAAAGCGAGGCTGGGAAGCGCTGCCTCTCTATCGACGTAGAAATTTCCACCATAAGCGGGCATGGGAATCTCCCATGGTGAAATTTGGCAAGAGAACGAATCTTTTCCCGTTTGTGGATACATATCGTTTTTCTGACTCTGTTGGACCCAGTTGTTGTTCGGGGGATTTGTCCGCGGGGTGCTGCCGTTTCTGTGAGTCCAGGATCTCCGTCCCTCTCCTGCTTGACCCGTCAATCAAGACCCAAGAGCCGTGCCAATGTTGTGACATGTCGGAGGAATTCTGTACAATGTGCTCCGTTTTGAAATAA
- the LOC128166584 gene encoding uncharacterized protein LOC128166584 isoform X1 — MGSWSIKPNDSKRGNSSSFCCIRDCTVLLDFNLAYNMDIRCFTFALILAATAANVDSTMRRDEDLEGIVNKLLYRSEFPMKIEDKRGWEPITFQRQRLALSKRGWEALPLYRRRNFHHKRAWESPMVKFGKRTNLFPFVDTYRFSDSVGPSCCSGDLSAGCCRFCESRISVPLLLDPSIKTQEPCQCCDMSEEFCTMCSVLK, encoded by the exons ATGGGCTCTTGGAGTATAAAACCGAACGACAGCAAACGGGGTAATAGTTCCAGTTTTTGCTGCATAAGAGATTGTACAGTTTTACTTGATTTTAATTTAGCCTATAACATGGATATACG GTGCTTTACGTTTGCCTTGATTTTGGCTGCTACAG CAGCAAATGTCGACAGCACCATGCGCCGTGACGAGGATTTGGAAGGCATTGTGAATAAGCTGCTGTACAGATCAGAATTCCCAATGAAGATTGAGGACAAGCGAGGATGGGAACCGATCACTTTCCAGAGACAAAGACTGGCACTATCAAAGCGAGGCTGGGAAGCGCTGCCTCTCTATCGACGTAGAAATTTCCACCATAAGCGGGCATGGGAATCTCCCATGGTGAAATTTGGCAAGAGAACGAATCTTTTCCCGTTTGTGGATACATATCGTTTTTCTGACTCTGTTGGACCCAGTTGTTGTTCGGGGGATTTGTCCGCGGGGTGCTGCCGTTTCTGTGAGTCCAGGATCTCCGTCCCTCTCCTGCTTGACCCGTCAATCAAGACCCAAGAGCCGTGCCAATGTTGTGACATGTCGGAGGAATTCTGTACAATGTGCTCCGTTTTGAAATAA